In Ailuropoda melanoleuca isolate Jingjing unplaced genomic scaffold, ASM200744v2 unplaced-scaffold8665, whole genome shotgun sequence, the genomic stretch ggcgGGAAGGGTGACGAGAGATCCCTTTAGCATGAAAAGGCAAAAGTGAGGGCCCCTGACAGAGCTGGGGCCACCCCTGTGGTTTAGGACAAGGTGCACAGCCTTGTTCCCTGGAGCACGGAGGGGCCCGGTGACTCAGGCCCGCAGGCTCAGGACAATGAGAGGGCCGCCCCTCAGtaccgggggagggggggcaggcaATGCTGCTATTCACTCCCCCAAAGGGGTAAGTCACACCCCTAACACTCCAGTGCCCTTGACAGCTGGCAGGCATCCCCTCTTTTGTTTGATCCTTTAGTAGcttcggccttttggctaagatcaagcgCCTGGTTCTCCCACCAGTCTCCCTCTACAGGTAAAGAAGCCAAGGCCTGCCTCCAAGGCCACAGAGCAAATCCAGGCCAGAGCAGGGCTTCGGCTAAAGCCTTTGGCCTCTGAACCCTATGCTAGTCCCTTTACTTTCCTACAAAAGGGAACTACGTAGCCTGTCAGGGCCAAATGTCCAcggaatgaaagaatgagttgACGAATGaatgcaaattaatttaaaaggacATCAACACGTTTTCTGACCACAGATCTGTCCATGGGCACTCAGAGAAGCTGGGACAGGCCTGACCTTGAAGGCCAGTGTCAACGAGTGTTTGTGGGAGTAAAGCATGGGCGagaatgggggagaaaagagaacaagagcaaTATTATGAGGTCAAGTAAGAGACGGAGAGGCGGatgaagaagtgtgtgtgtgcagggggtcAGGCTCCTACTCTCAGAAATACCACCACCAAGAAGGGATGCTGCCTTCACTACCCAGGCCGTGGGAGGTTGGAGCCAGGGCCAGGGGCCTATGGAGGTGGGAGGCCCCACTTTCTCCAGTGCCCTCAGGCAGGAGGCAGTGGTCCGGGACAGGCCCGGCCTACCTGGCCATCCACAATGCCCGCCTCCTCCAGGGTGATCTCTGGCTGGGTCAGCAGCTCTCGGCCCTCGTGGCTGCCCATCTTCCAGAGGCGGGACTCCCGTTGTACTGCCAGAAGCTTCTTTAACTCCGACTCCACGAAACCTGAGAGTCAGAGAAACGGGCATGGGGCAGGCAGGAGATGGCGGGGCAACCTGTCGGCggtggaagggagaagagacGGCTCCGGCTCTCCAGGCCTCATCCCAGCCCTGTGCAGTCCCTGgtcacccccagccctggcccttaCATTTCCATTACCTGGAGCTGGCCGCATAACGACCTCCCCACCTCCATGACTTCCCCAGGAAACTCCCTGGCCAGTGGGCTCCCTCCTGCGTGCTTGAGTGTGCGTGTTCTCACTTCCTGGGGAAAGCATGCAAGGGGCAGACATCTGCCCTCACCTTCCACCAGCCACAGACTCAAGAACAAGGATCTGGGACCACCCCAACTGCCGAGGTGCAAGTCACAGCTCTGCcacatactagctgtgtgaccccggacaagttacttaacctctctgtgcctctgcttcctcactaTGAAGTAGAGATTATAATAGAGGACCTACCTTAGAGTTGTGATATGGCATTTCATGAAAAATGCTCAGAAGAGGGTCTGGCCCATAGTTTTGGCTATGCAAATGTCAACAGTGATCACGTTATGCTATTACCATCCTTGCTCACCACATCTGGGCAGCACAGGAGTACCGAATGGGTTAGAAGTCCGTCCTGGGAAAGGGTGATGCTCCTGGGAGCACAAGCCCCAGTCACCGTCCCCACCTACTGCCTCCCAGACCTGGAGAAAGGACTAGCTTAGACTTCTCCAGTCGAGCCACGGgtcctcagccccacccccacaccccggCTCCAGTGGTCATCATAGGTCCTCTGGTCCCACCTGGTGGTAAGAACTGGTATCACACCCCTGAGCCGTGGCCAAGGGGAGCCCCCTGGGCCTGAGGGCAGGTTGCACGCTGCACTTACCCACTGTATCTGTTGACCTAAAAGTCTTATGCAGCGGTGACTGTAGGGTGACAATGCCTGGGACACAGAGCTTGAATGAGCTGTCCTCTTCCTCCGtttccttttccttgcctttctcaTCAGGCAAGCCTTCCttgagaggaaactgagggcaAGCCCCGACGCTGATCAGATGACAGGGACCCAAGCCTGCAGCCTCACCCCcagataaaacaaaaagcaggaggGTACAGCTCCCCAAAAGTTAAGAGGGGTCTGCCCAAGCCAAAAATCCTGGGGTCCAGCCAAGCGTGGGGAGGAGCCCCACCCAGGCTTCACCCCCTACTGCCCCAGCCTGGTCGCACAGACCTTGGTCATGGCTGATTTCTGAAGCTGCTTGTACAAGGTGAGGAGGCGGTTCCAAGGAGCTGCCCCCAGTTTTGAAGAGGCCAGCCTGAGGTCTCCTGTGAAGGGGCAGTGTCACTGACAGGCTGACAGGAACCAGGAGCAGCCCAGCAGGACAGGGGCATGGAGCAGGCTGAAGTGAGGGAGAGGTCCCTCGTTTTCTTAGCAAacacctcctatgtgccaggcacagtacTAGGCACTCCGCAAAGAGCATCTCATTGACTCCTTGCAACTGCCCTCTGAGGTAGATACTGTTCCATTCTCATTCCAGAGACAAGGAAACGGAGACGCAGATGGTTGAGCAACTTGCCCCCGTCCCACAGCTTGGCATAGTGGAATGGAATGAATTCAAATCCAGACAGCCTGCCCCCAGCATTCCCTCAAACCGTTCTGTGTCCTTCCAGGCCCCACACCCCCGAGGAGTCTGAGGAAGAGGGCCTATTTCTGGAACTGCCCCAACGCCCGCCCGTGGCCACCACACTCACCGTCAAGAGGACACTCCTTCTCCTCGTCCCTGGTGAAGGTCTTGGGGCTGACCTCCAGTGGCCCCGTGGCCCTCTGTGGGCATCCTTGTTCCACCTCCACGGCTTGGGCAAAGTGGCCCCTGACCCCAAAGCATAGTCAGATGGGGGTGGCAGGTGGAGCCAGAGATGTGGCAAAGGCTCCCTAAACCCCCCAACTCCCCAAGGCCCTCCCATAGGCCCtgctcagccccctcccccctcccgcctCCAACAGCTCCCTGCTTGGTCTTCATCATTCGGGGGGGGTTGTcactccttgaaggcagagtGAGGAAGAAGGTAGGGAACAGAACAGGAGGTGGGCCCCCTTACTCACAGGG encodes the following:
- the LOC100471995 gene encoding putative gametogenetin-binding protein 1 — its product is MTKFPLKEGLPDEKGKEKETEEEDSSFKLCVPGIVTLQSPLHKTFRSTDTVGSENTHTQARRREPTGQGVSWGSHGGGEVVMRPAPGFVESELKKLLAVQRESRLWKMGSHEGRELLTQPEITLEEAGIVDGQGHQAEGEGSHPPAFGECWGPRGGALRQLKHHPRLEGGVQSPLGVVSRTEHLLLEEMDEMGNWPPE